The DNA sequence TTGCGCATCTTTCAGAGCGCAAGAGTAAAGTTCCCCAGCCCATTGAGTGGGGCAACCCTCGCATTTTATATGTGCTTGGAACTGGCTGGAAATGGGCTCGCCGCATCGTTGAGCTTTTAGCCCAAAAAAAGGAATGGACGGTCACCGTAGTATGCGGCCGTAACGTAGCGTGCTATCAACGGCTCAAAACGTTTGCTCAGCGGTGGGGTGACAGGGTCGAAGTTTTGGGATGGACGGGGAAGATGGCGGAACTCCTCCTTTCTCACCATGTTGTTGTCGGCAAGGCAGGAGGTGCTCTCGTTCAAGAAGTTCTCGCAGCGCATCGACCAATGGTCATTACACAGGTGTTTCCGGGCCAAGAGGAGGGAAATGAAGCGTTGCTGCGAAGGCTGGGCGTAGGTTTTCGGGCCCAGCGTCCCGGAGAAGTGGTTAGGTGTCTGGAAGAGCTCTTTGCCCATAACGGCCGGCGCTGGAAGGAGCTGCAACGGAATTGGCCAGATCCTTCCCGGGCAGATGCCGCTGTGCGAATTGCACGCGCGATTGTAAGCCAATGTGAAGACCGATCTTTGGATTCCGACGTTACCTTTTCCTTCTCCTTCATTCCTCGGATGACCGGCACCGAACGTTCGTCTTCCGTTCTTCTGTGTGATTTTCATGCCCATACAACCTTTTCAGACGGATCGTTAACTCTCCGCGAACTTGTGGATTTTTATGGCTCGCGTGGGTTTGATTGTCTGTGTGTAACCGACCACCTTGTGGATCCAAAAGTTCTTTTGGGTCGCCTCTGCCGGCTCACCGGGTTAGTCCTTGTTCCGAGCCAGTTGCCTCAATATTTTGCTGCCATTGAAGAGGAAAAACGTCGAGCCTGGACAGAATATGGACTCATATTGTTCGCCGGGATCGAATTTAATAAAGATTCCTTAGCGGCGAAGAGCTCGGCCCATCTGTTGGGAGTTGATGTCAAAACACCCATCGATCCTGGGCTGAGTTTGGAGGAAATTATCGATGCGATTCATGATCAAGGCGGACTTGCCATTGCTTCTCATCCCCATAAATTCCAAAGCGTATGGGGAAAAGATACCTTATATCTATGGGAAAACCGAGAACGTTTCGCGCTTCTTTTAGATGCATGGGAAATCGCCAACCGGCATGATCTTTTTACTCCTGTTTCATTAAAGAAACTTCCTTTTGTCGCGAATAGTGATTTCCATAAGCCAAAACACATTTATTCGTGGAAAACGGTTCTTTTTTGTGAAAAGGACCCTGAGGCGATAAAAGCTTGTATCCGGGCCAATGAAAAGATTGCGATTAGCCTCTACCGAGGAGCGCATTGGCTAGGGAAGGCGGGAAGCGGTTGGTCATTGGTAGGGAGTGAGCAAAAGGGAAAGGGGGCATTTTCCCCTAGAGCCGAGAGCAGGGCCAAGTTTTGGGAGGTGGATAGAAGGAGTTTTTCTGCAGCCCCCGGTTCCGTTGGGAGTTGCGAGTAGCGACTTTTTTAGCTTGGGGGGCCTAGCCGGGCGCCAAGGAGGGAGCATGGCGTGGGATGGGAAAAAGGCTTCTTGGCGACGAGGCTTTCCTTCGATAAAAAAAGAAAAGCTTGAGCGATTGGGAGAAAGATTCTGGGCCGATTGTGACGGAACAATCGTGGCGGAGGGATTTCTGGGGTCTTCTGTGGGAGAGCCGGTCCGGTTTTGTACCATGGGAAAAGATTCTCAAGCTGGGTCGATCGACTCAAGAGATCGTAGAAGAGGCGTTTTTTTTAGAAAAACGAGGTTACACCCTGGAACTTTCTCCCGTTCTTGGGATCCGACTCTTGGCTCCGCTACCGGATATTTTCTGCTCCCGGGAGTGGGAATATCGGCTTTGGATCTCCGGAGTTCCGTGGGTTACGGGCGTAGCCTATCCAGTGGTCGGATCTACCAATGAGGAGACGCATCGTTGGGCCGAAAAGGGAGCCGGTGAGGGATTTTTTGTATTGGCCGATGCCCAGAGGCAGGGTCGTGGTCGCTGGGGGAGGGGCTGGCAGTCGCCCCTTGGCCTGGGACTGTACGGAAGTATCCTTTTGCGACCCGGTTGGGAGGCCAGGCAGGCGACTCGCCTTGC is a window from the Candidatus Methylacidithermus pantelleriae genome containing:
- a CDS encoding MGDG synthase family glycosyltransferase gives rise to the protein MIRILCLTASFGEGHNSAARNIRDALLWLGPPDIRVEIYDPLREIPGWTRWLEQGYPLVANEFPWLWRLLYRSSARWRWYRPLLARSSALLAFLDGLLHESEPDAVVCTYPLFNFYLHRLYREGRAKPFHHWTIVTDTLPLHPIWYEWPTDAFAVPDEATGAFLLQKTGMDPTKIHVTGFPVPVSLAHLSERKSKVPQPIEWGNPRILYVLGTGWKWARRIVELLAQKKEWTVTVVCGRNVACYQRLKTFAQRWGDRVEVLGWTGKMAELLLSHHVVVGKAGGALVQEVLAAHRPMVITQVFPGQEEGNEALLRRLGVGFRAQRPGEVVRCLEELFAHNGRRWKELQRNWPDPSRADAAVRIARAIVSQCEDRSLDSDVTFSFSFIPRMTGTERSSSVLLCDFHAHTTFSDGSLTLRELVDFYGSRGFDCLCVTDHLVDPKVLLGRLCRLTGLVLVPSQLPQYFAAIEEEKRRAWTEYGLILFAGIEFNKDSLAAKSSAHLLGVDVKTPIDPGLSLEEIIDAIHDQGGLAIASHPHKFQSVWGKDTLYLWENRERFALLLDAWEIANRHDLFTPVSLKKLPFVANSDFHKPKHIYSWKTVLFCEKDPEAIKACIRANEKIAISLYRGAHWLGKAGSGWSLVGSEQKGKGAFSPRAESRAKFWEVDRRSFSAAPGSVGSCE